A stretch of Cellulosilyticum sp. I15G10I2 DNA encodes these proteins:
- a CDS encoding HAD family hydrolase — MIKNIVFDIGRVLLDYQPMAFLEHLGVAQQESIILNELIFKNDLWLQLDRGTITQDEAIRAYCTMAPIHTERIQQIMHTWPQMLTPIDGTAELLRELIAKGYDVYLLSNFQEDGFHYIYNKFPFLGKVKGRIISYEVKLLKPEPSIYTCLLEKYHLAAAETVFIDDLKENIEAAIELGIKGIVFENTKKTREKLINMGVDIA; from the coding sequence ATGATAAAGAATATAGTTTTTGATATAGGGAGAGTATTACTAGATTATCAGCCTATGGCATTTTTAGAGCATTTAGGAGTGGCACAACAAGAAAGCATTATCTTAAATGAGCTGATCTTTAAAAATGATTTATGGCTGCAGTTAGATCGCGGGACGATTACACAGGATGAGGCTATTCGGGCTTACTGTACTATGGCGCCTATACATACAGAAAGAATACAGCAAATTATGCATACATGGCCTCAAATGCTTACACCCATTGACGGAACCGCAGAACTTCTTAGAGAGCTTATTGCTAAGGGTTATGATGTTTATCTGCTTTCAAATTTTCAAGAAGATGGCTTCCACTACATCTATAATAAATTTCCTTTTTTAGGAAAGGTTAAAGGAAGGATTATTTCTTATGAAGTAAAGCTTTTAAAGCCAGAACCCTCCATTTATACATGTTTACTTGAGAAATACCATTTGGCAGCTGCGGAGACAGTATTTATTGATGATCTTAAGGAGAATATAGAAGCAGCTATTGAACTGGGGATAAAAGGCATAGTATTTGAAAATACAAAAAAGACTAGGGAAAAATTAATAAATATGGGCGTAGATATAGCTTAA
- a CDS encoding pectinesterase family protein, with product MIVAQDGSGDYYSVQEALTSIPTHNTLPVIIYIKNGTYTEKLYIETPNITLIGENVHKTIITYDDSAFKPHPSGFTFGTFNSYTLFIGAPHFNACNLTFINSAGPGDKVGQAIAAYVDADKIHFKNCRFIGHQDTLFTGPLPPSPLTPGSFRGPRENAPLSKGRHYYENCFIQGDIDFIFGSATAFFDQCEIFSNNLGQQVNGYITAASTPVDQKYGYVFSKCKLTSNCPNQSVYLGRPWRHHAHVAFLNCEMGAHIIDEGWHDWDKADSHQTVQFMEYNNTGAGASNLSRVPWSNQLSAKDAETYSREKVLSGDDHWQPWLYK from the coding sequence ATGATTGTTGCACAAGATGGCTCAGGCGATTATTATAGCGTACAAGAAGCTCTGACTAGTATTCCCACTCATAACACGCTCCCTGTTATTATCTACATTAAAAACGGCACTTATACTGAAAAACTCTATATCGAAACTCCCAATATCACACTTATCGGTGAAAATGTTCATAAAACAATTATAACTTATGATGATTCTGCCTTTAAACCTCACCCAAGCGGTTTTACTTTTGGAACCTTTAATTCTTATACGCTGTTTATTGGCGCCCCACATTTTAATGCATGCAATTTAACTTTTATAAACTCAGCAGGCCCTGGTGATAAAGTAGGTCAAGCAATAGCCGCCTACGTTGATGCAGATAAAATACACTTTAAAAACTGTCGCTTCATAGGTCATCAAGATACGCTCTTTACAGGGCCCTTACCGCCTAGCCCCCTTACACCAGGCTCATTTAGAGGTCCTCGTGAAAATGCACCTCTTTCGAAGGGTCGTCATTACTATGAAAATTGCTTTATTCAAGGTGATATTGATTTTATATTTGGCTCAGCTACTGCTTTTTTTGATCAGTGTGAAATCTTCTCAAATAATCTGGGGCAACAAGTTAATGGCTATATAACAGCTGCCTCTACACCAGTTGATCAAAAGTATGGTTATGTTTTTAGTAAATGTAAGCTGACAAGCAACTGCCCTAATCAGTCAGTTTATTTAGGAAGACCATGGCGACATCATGCTCACGTTGCTTTTCTTAACTGTGAAATGGGTGCACATATTATAGACGAAGGCTGGCATGATTGGGATAAGGCGGACAGTCATCAAACTGTACAATTTATGGAATACAACAACACTGGAGCTGGTGCTAGCAACCTGTCGCGTGTGCCATGGTCTAACCAACTAAGCGCAAAAGACGCCGAGACGTATTCCCGCGAGAAAGTTCTATCAGGAGATGATCATTGGCAGCCTTGGCTATACAAGTAA
- a CDS encoding ABC transporter substrate-binding protein: MKKVLAMSMATCLLATSMVGCAGGNKPAPAPAPAEQKTDTPAATPADSKEQVELRISWWGGDDRHTATLDAIKKFEELNPNIKVKSEYGGWDGHPEKITTQLAGNTATDIIQVNYDWLARLSKDGSGFYDLNELSSILELNNYSENALAFGMRNNILNAVPVSTTGRSAFYNKTTFDKFGATIPSTWDELIASAEKFNEAGFYPFDLDNGAGFTTWYLAVVYMQQKTGKDFINADGTLGFTEEDIKEGLEFYKLLEDKKVVRGVEARTNEAGTTPLFQTPSWIDGKVAGVLEWGSSVGKYEQPLVEKGQELVLGDLPMLPDSKMTGWFMKPSLMFSINKNTKYPEESAMLLNFLLNDPEAAVILGTSRGIPTSTSALEALKAAGKLEGLAFESTEQINNSNPTIISPYMENAKMKEIYTEAIDRVSYKVSSIEETAKLMHEKLTAQLAELTK, translated from the coding sequence ATGAAAAAAGTATTAGCAATGTCAATGGCAACATGTTTACTAGCAACTTCAATGGTTGGATGTGCAGGGGGGAATAAGCCAGCACCAGCACCAGCTCCAGCAGAACAAAAAACTGATACACCAGCAGCAACACCAGCTGATAGCAAAGAGCAAGTTGAACTTAGAATTTCTTGGTGGGGCGGAGATGACAGACATACAGCTACATTGGACGCTATTAAAAAGTTTGAGGAGTTAAATCCAAATATAAAAGTAAAATCAGAGTATGGCGGCTGGGATGGTCATCCAGAGAAGATAACAACACAACTTGCTGGCAATACAGCAACAGATATTATCCAAGTTAACTATGACTGGTTAGCTAGGTTATCAAAAGACGGTTCTGGATTTTATGATCTCAATGAGTTAAGCAGCATTCTTGAGCTTAACAATTATTCTGAAAATGCATTAGCTTTTGGTATGAGAAATAATATTTTAAATGCTGTTCCAGTATCTACTACAGGAAGAAGTGCTTTCTATAACAAGACAACCTTTGATAAGTTTGGAGCAACTATTCCATCAACATGGGATGAACTTATTGCTTCAGCAGAAAAATTCAATGAAGCGGGATTTTACCCATTTGACCTTGACAATGGTGCTGGATTCACAACTTGGTATTTAGCCGTTGTCTATATGCAACAAAAAACAGGAAAAGATTTTATCAATGCAGATGGAACACTCGGGTTTACAGAGGAAGATATCAAAGAAGGCTTAGAATTTTATAAACTTTTAGAAGATAAAAAAGTAGTTAGAGGCGTTGAAGCAAGAACAAATGAAGCAGGAACAACACCACTTTTCCAAACGCCAAGCTGGATTGATGGTAAAGTAGCAGGGGTACTTGAATGGGGTAGTTCAGTAGGTAAATATGAGCAACCATTAGTTGAAAAAGGTCAAGAACTTGTTCTTGGTGACCTTCCAATGTTACCAGATTCAAAAATGACGGGCTGGTTTATGAAACCTTCTCTTATGTTCTCAATTAACAAAAATACAAAATATCCAGAAGAATCAGCAATGCTTCTAAATTTCTTATTAAATGACCCAGAAGCTGCAGTGATATTGGGTACATCAAGAGGTATTCCAACAAGTACATCTGCTTTAGAAGCTTTAAAAGCAGCAGGCAAATTAGAAGGCTTAGCATTTGAATCAACAGAGCAAATTAATAATAGTAACCCAACTATTATTAGTCCTTATATGGAAAATGCAAAAATGAAAGAAATTTACACTGAAGCAATCGATCGTGTTTCTTATAAAGTATCTTCTATCGAAGAAACAGCTAAATTAATGCATGAAAAATTAACTGCACAGTTAGCAGAATTAACAAAATAA
- a CDS encoding carbohydrate ABC transporter permease — protein MEKDNAVKKVQKASFKQDKWIGLAYIAPWLIGFLVFTLYPIVASFYLSFTEYNLMSAPIFVGLENFQRLIADKDFIKALTVTGKYVIFVVPLKLAFSLFVASILNMNLKGINYFRTAYYIPSILGSNVAIAILWKFLFSTDGLINQVLGVVNIAPVSWFGQATPAMFTIVLLRVWEFGSTMVIFLAALKEVPGELYEAASVDGSTKMRNFVNITLPIITPVIFFNFVMQLVHAFQEFTAPYLITSGGPMKGTYLLPMMIYENTFKYYNMGYASAMSWILFIIIMVFTLITFKSSKYWVFYNDNGGES, from the coding sequence GTGGAAAAAGACAATGCAGTAAAAAAAGTGCAAAAAGCAAGTTTTAAACAGGATAAATGGATTGGACTAGCCTATATAGCGCCATGGTTAATTGGCTTCTTGGTATTTACGCTTTATCCTATTGTTGCTTCATTTTATTTAAGTTTTACAGAATATAATTTGATGAGTGCACCAATATTTGTGGGCCTCGAAAATTTTCAACGCCTGATTGCAGATAAAGATTTTATTAAAGCATTAACTGTTACAGGTAAATATGTTATTTTTGTTGTACCTTTAAAATTAGCGTTTTCTCTATTTGTTGCATCTATACTCAATATGAACCTTAAAGGTATTAACTATTTTAGAACAGCGTACTATATCCCATCCATTTTAGGATCTAATGTAGCTATAGCTATTTTATGGAAGTTTTTATTCTCTACTGATGGGCTTATTAATCAGGTGCTGGGGGTTGTTAATATAGCACCAGTAAGTTGGTTTGGCCAAGCGACACCAGCTATGTTTACAATTGTACTTCTTAGAGTATGGGAATTTGGATCTACGATGGTTATTTTCCTCGCTGCACTTAAGGAAGTTCCAGGCGAGCTTTATGAAGCAGCATCTGTAGATGGTTCGACGAAAATGAGAAATTTTGTTAATATAACGTTACCTATTATAACACCTGTTATCTTTTTTAACTTTGTTATGCAGTTAGTTCATGCTTTTCAAGAGTTTACTGCGCCATACCTCATTACAAGCGGAGGGCCAATGAAAGGTACTTATTTATTACCTATGATGATTTATGAAAATACTTTTAAATATTATAACATGGGTTATGCAAGTGCTATGTCATGGATTTTATTCATTATTATAATGGTATTTACATTAATTACATTTAAAAGCTCTAAGTATTGGGTATTCTACAACGATAATGGAGGTGAATCATAA
- a CDS encoding carbohydrate ABC transporter permease, which translates to MNAGVNSEYARQRKRELRRNTKLVCLYIILIFVAIIMLYPIVWLVGASFKSNADIFTSIGFIPKSLDFTPYIQGWKTATEFTMGHYFLNTFKIVIPKAIFVVISATLTAYGFARFNFPYKKLFFAILIGTLLLPNIILRIPSYMMWKTFGMLDTYVPLVLPSLFATDVFFVFMLVQFFRGIPKDLDESAKIDGCSSLKTLIYILVPVLKPAIISCGLFTFLWTMNDFMGPLIFISSVEKYPLTIALKMSMDATGGSFDWNKIIAMSLLGLLPSILVFFSAQKYFIEGISSSGIKG; encoded by the coding sequence ATGAATGCAGGCGTGAATTCAGAGTATGCAAGACAAAGAAAGAGAGAACTCAGAAGAAATACTAAGCTAGTATGTTTGTATATTATACTTATTTTTGTTGCGATTATTATGCTTTACCCTATTGTGTGGTTAGTAGGAGCTTCTTTTAAAAGTAATGCAGATATTTTTACATCTATAGGTTTTATACCAAAGTCACTTGATTTTACGCCCTATATACAAGGGTGGAAGACAGCAACTGAATTTACAATGGGACATTATTTCTTAAATACTTTTAAAATAGTTATTCCTAAAGCGATCTTCGTAGTCATTTCAGCAACGCTTACTGCTTACGGTTTTGCTAGATTTAATTTTCCATATAAAAAACTCTTTTTTGCTATTTTAATAGGTACATTACTACTACCTAATATTATTTTAAGAATTCCAAGCTATATGATGTGGAAAACATTTGGTATGTTAGATACGTATGTACCATTGGTACTACCATCATTATTTGCAACCGATGTATTCTTTGTATTTATGTTAGTGCAATTTTTTAGAGGTATTCCAAAAGATTTAGATGAATCTGCAAAAATAGATGGGTGCAGCAGTCTTAAGACGTTAATATACATCTTGGTACCTGTATTAAAACCAGCTATTATATCTTGTGGCTTATTTACTTTCTTATGGACCATGAATGATTTTATGGGGCCATTGATCTTCATATCTTCAGTTGAAAAGTATCCTTTAACTATTGCTTTAAAAATGTCAATGGATGCAACTGGTGGCTCTTTTGACTGGAACAAGATTATTGCGATGTCGTTACTTGGGCTTTTACCATCTATTCTTGTCTTCTTTTCAGCACAAAAGTATTTTATTGAGGGAATTTCAAGCAGTGGTATAAAAGGTTAG
- a CDS encoding glycoside hydrolase family 28 protein — protein MQWHAVNITATTITIELENESCYFSDQTYNLYVNDLLMYSVTTNVFTISNLKANQEYKIKLVTEDNTSENVQILCTHSESAVLNIRDFGAVGDGEHSDTGAIQAAISVAPKGARVVVPKGVYRCTAIFLKSHITLDLEEGAVLLGNCKREDYPILPSKVHNTDRNESYCLSFWEGEPAEAYASLITGIDLENVQVVGTGTIDANAGAGDWWVDCKTKRGAWRPRTIYLVNCKNVIVKGVQIKNSPSWTIHPVRCQQIQFINISIENPKDSPNTDGINPESCNDVEILGVNFSLGDDCVAIKSGKYAVRPSVVIPSENIKIRNCLMKYGHGAVVIGSEMSGGVKNVCVEKCFFMNTDRGIRIKTRRGRGSTAIVDSIYVKNIKMDGVLTPFTINSFYFCDSDGKTEYVWSKEKLPKDERTPLIGALTFENIHCINTEVCAGFMYGLPEEKIRSLSFSNIHINYKEDAQADYPEMLSFQDKLVRSGFIFKNILKLRLNNVSLVNPLGEALQLENIEDYLVE, from the coding sequence ATGCAATGGCATGCAGTCAATATAACCGCTACCACGATTACGATTGAATTAGAAAATGAGTCTTGCTATTTCTCAGACCAAACCTATAATTTATATGTGAATGATTTGCTGATGTATTCAGTGACGACCAATGTATTTACAATTTCTAATTTGAAGGCTAATCAAGAATATAAAATAAAGTTAGTTACAGAGGACAATACATCTGAAAATGTTCAAATACTATGTACCCATTCTGAATCGGCAGTACTTAATATAAGAGATTTTGGAGCAGTAGGAGATGGGGAGCATAGCGATACCGGCGCAATACAAGCTGCAATATCAGTTGCTCCGAAGGGGGCACGGGTTGTGGTGCCAAAAGGAGTTTACAGATGTACTGCTATCTTTTTAAAAAGTCATATAACGTTAGATTTAGAAGAGGGAGCTGTACTATTAGGGAACTGCAAAAGAGAAGACTATCCTATTTTACCAAGCAAGGTACACAATACTGATAGAAATGAAAGTTATTGTCTGTCTTTTTGGGAAGGGGAACCAGCGGAGGCATACGCAAGTCTTATTACAGGGATTGATCTAGAAAATGTTCAAGTAGTAGGCACAGGAACAATTGATGCTAATGCAGGAGCTGGGGATTGGTGGGTGGATTGTAAAACTAAAAGAGGTGCATGGCGTCCTAGAACAATTTATTTAGTAAATTGTAAGAACGTCATCGTTAAAGGTGTCCAGATAAAAAATTCACCATCTTGGACGATTCACCCAGTTAGGTGTCAACAAATACAGTTTATTAATATTTCTATAGAAAACCCTAAAGATTCACCTAATACAGATGGCATTAATCCTGAATCGTGTAATGATGTAGAGATTCTAGGTGTTAACTTTTCTTTAGGAGATGACTGTGTGGCTATTAAATCAGGTAAATATGCAGTAAGGCCGTCAGTTGTTATACCAAGTGAAAATATCAAGATCAGAAATTGTTTAATGAAATATGGCCACGGAGCAGTTGTAATAGGCAGTGAAATGTCTGGCGGCGTAAAAAATGTATGCGTAGAGAAATGTTTTTTTATGAATACAGACAGAGGTATTAGAATTAAAACAAGAAGAGGAAGAGGCAGCACTGCAATCGTTGATAGTATTTATGTTAAAAATATAAAAATGGATGGAGTCCTTACGCCATTTACGATTAACTCATTCTACTTTTGTGATAGTGATGGCAAAACAGAATATGTATGGAGTAAAGAAAAGTTACCCAAAGATGAAAGAACTCCTTTAATAGGAGCCCTTACGTTTGAAAATATTCATTGCATTAATACTGAAGTGTGCGCAGGATTTATGTATGGTTTGCCAGAAGAAAAGATTAGGAGTCTTTCTTTTAGTAATATACATATAAATTATAAGGAAGATGCTCAAGCAGATTATCCAGAAATGTTAAGTTTTCAGGATAAACTTGTGAGATCTGGCTTTATATTTAAAAATATACTTAAATTAAGACTTAATAATGTTAGTCTGGTCAATCCATTAGGAGAAGCCTTACAACTAGAAAATATTGAAGATTATTTAGTAGAGTAG
- a CDS encoding AraC family transcriptional regulator, with the protein MVKDVVFEPHYDFFIDKTEKRTFYNMDFFHMHKKYEIYYLLEGSRKYFIDDSIYLVNSGNLVLIDADAVHKTANMGDIPHSRIVINFSQSFIDDFSIHLKSMDLTSIFKTKFTVLPLSFKYKLIIEGILNRLVEVGIEKPDDHKVLLQLLLSELLIMTKEYIEILKEKEYDSHQIVNTKVDKILKYISANYSDELTLTSIAEKFYISPFYLSKIFKKSTNLSIVEYINSLRIREAKELLERSSVKIADIAEKVGFSSSSHFSRTFKLVTGLSPQQYRKYYSTK; encoded by the coding sequence ATGGTTAAAGATGTTGTGTTTGAACCGCACTATGACTTTTTTATAGATAAAACTGAGAAAAGAACTTTTTATAATATGGATTTTTTTCATATGCATAAAAAATATGAAATTTACTATCTTCTTGAAGGTTCACGAAAATATTTTATTGATGATTCCATTTACTTGGTAAACTCCGGAAACCTTGTTCTTATTGATGCTGATGCTGTACATAAAACAGCTAATATGGGGGATATTCCGCATAGTCGTATTGTCATCAACTTTAGTCAAAGCTTTATTGATGACTTTTCAATTCATCTTAAGTCTATGGATTTAACTTCTATTTTTAAAACAAAATTTACAGTTCTGCCGCTTTCTTTTAAGTATAAGCTTATTATTGAAGGTATATTAAATAGACTTGTAGAAGTGGGTATTGAAAAACCTGATGATCATAAAGTTTTGCTGCAACTTCTTCTATCGGAGCTTCTCATTATGACTAAAGAGTATATTGAAATACTTAAAGAAAAAGAATATGATTCTCATCAAATTGTTAATACTAAAGTTGATAAAATTTTAAAATATATAAGTGCAAATTATAGCGATGAGCTTACCCTAACTTCTATAGCTGAAAAATTTTATATAAGTCCTTTTTATTTAAGTAAAATATTTAAAAAATCGACTAACCTCTCTATCGTGGAGTATATCAACAGCTTAAGAATTAGGGAAGCAAAAGAACTACTTGAACGTTCCTCCGTAAAAATCGCTGATATAGCTGAGAAGGTTGGTTTTTCAAGTAGTTCTCACTTTAGTAGAACTTTTAAATTAGTTACAGGACTTTCGCCTCAACAATATAGAAAATACTACTCTACTAAATAA
- a CDS encoding PHP domain-containing protein translates to MKLIDLHVHSNISDGTLSPTDLAIYAKAKGLSAIALTDHDTISGIEACALKGLEIDLTVVPGIEFSAEYKSGEIHILGYYIDHHSDILEEKLKSIIQNRVQRNAKMVEKLNTLGLIITEADLLGDNPPETILTRAHVATALYKKGYVKTRSEAFDKYIGHDKPAYIPRVRVTPEECIKTIHLAGGLAVLAHPNLYGLTSFDKELLLKELITLGLDGVETHYSTHTKEDVQELSALCLKYKLLPTGGSDFHGENKPGLDIGIGYGDLKIPYDILDAMHNRLGSAHK, encoded by the coding sequence ATGAAACTAATTGATTTGCACGTTCATTCAAATATTTCTGATGGTACACTCTCTCCAACGGATCTTGCTATTTATGCAAAGGCTAAGGGATTAAGTGCCATAGCACTTACAGATCATGATACTATTTCTGGGATTGAAGCGTGTGCGCTTAAAGGATTAGAAATTGACCTTACAGTAGTCCCTGGCATAGAATTTTCAGCTGAATATAAATCCGGAGAAATTCACATTCTAGGTTATTATATTGATCACCATAGTGATATTCTTGAAGAAAAACTAAAATCTATTATACAGAACCGTGTACAAAGAAATGCTAAAATGGTCGAAAAACTTAACACCTTAGGACTTATTATTACGGAAGCTGATCTACTGGGTGATAATCCCCCTGAAACCATCTTAACACGTGCCCATGTTGCAACTGCGCTTTATAAAAAAGGTTATGTTAAAACCCGTAGTGAAGCTTTTGATAAATATATTGGGCATGACAAACCCGCCTACATACCGCGGGTTAGAGTAACGCCTGAAGAATGTATCAAAACCATTCATCTTGCTGGCGGACTTGCAGTCCTTGCACATCCAAATTTATATGGACTTACGTCTTTTGATAAAGAGCTTCTGTTAAAGGAACTTATTACACTAGGTTTAGATGGTGTAGAAACACACTATTCTACGCATACTAAAGAAGATGTCCAAGAGCTTTCAGCTTTATGTTTAAAATATAAATTATTGCCCACTGGGGGCAGTGATTTTCATGGTGAAAACAAACCTGGACTTGATATCGGCATAGGTTACGGGGATCTCAAAATTCCTTATGATATCCTAGATGCGATGCATAATAGACTAGGATCAGCACATAAATAA
- a CDS encoding TIGR04086 family membrane protein encodes MVKHKSKSKQTLDMPKAVMAMLKANVMAYVVTAIFILLGSIVLTYTNASAAVENWIVLIGIILSAFLAGFDTAKVDTRNGYKWGALGGVLYFILFLILGTMVKELKGLAPSVIFTIALTILISSTIAGMISVNYGK; translated from the coding sequence ATGGTTAAACATAAATCAAAAAGCAAACAAACGCTTGATATGCCAAAAGCAGTTATGGCGATGCTTAAAGCAAATGTAATGGCATATGTTGTAACTGCAATTTTTATTCTATTAGGTTCTATTGTTCTTACATACACAAATGCCTCGGCAGCTGTTGAGAATTGGATTGTACTTATTGGTATTATTTTATCGGCTTTTTTAGCAGGGTTTGATACTGCAAAAGTAGATACAAGAAATGGCTATAAGTGGGGAGCTTTAGGTGGTGTATTATACTTTATTTTATTTCTAATATTAGGTACAATGGTTAAAGAACTCAAAGGACTGGCACCATCCGTTATTTTCACAATAGCACTCACTATTCTTATTAGCAGTACTATAGCGGGAATGATTTCAGTGAATTATGGAAAATAG
- the scfA gene encoding six-cysteine ranthipeptide SCIFF, with protein MKHIKTLNTKNLPCSAKKGGCGECQTSCQSACKTSCTVGNQACEK; from the coding sequence ATGAAACACATTAAAACATTAAACACTAAAAATTTACCATGCAGTGCAAAAAAAGGTGGATGCGGAGAATGTCAAACATCATGCCAATCAGCTTGTAAAACATCTTGTACTGTAGGAAATCAAGCTTGCGAAAAATAA
- the scfB gene encoding thioether cross-link-forming SCIFF peptide maturase, with protein MIHKFKFENSNIVMDIHSGSIHILDDIAYEIVDDLPILSKHAIIEKYKEIFSEKEIEEAIEELTELKDHEMLYTKDSYEQFVPAFLEREPVVKALCLHVAHDCNLACKYCFAGEGEYHGERGMMSLEVGKKAVDFIIENSKHRNNIEIDFFGGEPLMNFEVVKGVVEYARLREKETGKHFRFTMTTNGVLLNDEIIEYLNENMYNVVLSLDGRPEVNDLMRPTPNGKGSYEIILPKFKKLVEKRKGKQYYVRGTYTHHNLDFAEDVKHITEAGFKEVSIEPVVAPTSMHYALQEADVERICSEYEVLAKHMLNLARSGESFNFFHFMINLEDGPCVHKRLAGCGAGTEYLAVTPNGDLYPCHQFVGLPEFKMGHVADGVTALDLRAKFEKCNVYSKDACKKCWAKLHCSGGCAANSYNFHGDIHAVYDIGCDLQKKRLECAIGMRAEQLI; from the coding sequence ATGATCCATAAGTTTAAATTCGAAAATTCTAATATTGTTATGGATATACATAGCGGAAGTATTCACATACTAGATGATATAGCGTATGAAATAGTGGATGACTTACCTATTTTGTCTAAGCACGCTATCATAGAGAAATATAAAGAGATTTTTAGTGAAAAAGAAATTGAAGAAGCTATAGAAGAATTGACTGAGCTTAAAGATCATGAAATGCTCTATACTAAAGATTCTTATGAGCAGTTTGTGCCTGCGTTTTTAGAAAGAGAGCCTGTGGTTAAGGCGCTTTGTCTTCATGTAGCACATGATTGTAACCTAGCTTGCAAGTATTGTTTTGCAGGAGAGGGAGAATATCATGGGGAACGCGGTATGATGAGTCTTGAAGTAGGAAAAAAGGCAGTAGATTTTATTATTGAAAATTCTAAGCACCGAAATAATATAGAAATAGATTTCTTTGGTGGTGAACCCCTTATGAATTTTGAAGTTGTAAAAGGGGTCGTAGAGTATGCAAGACTTCGGGAAAAAGAAACAGGAAAACATTTTAGGTTTACTATGACAACAAATGGGGTACTCTTAAATGATGAGATTATAGAGTATCTTAATGAGAATATGTACAATGTTGTTTTGAGTTTAGACGGCAGGCCAGAGGTGAATGACCTTATGCGTCCGACCCCTAACGGCAAAGGAAGTTATGAGATCATTCTGCCAAAATTTAAAAAGCTTGTGGAAAAAAGAAAGGGTAAACAGTATTATGTAAGAGGGACTTATACCCATCATAATCTTGATTTTGCAGAAGATGTTAAACATATTACTGAGGCAGGCTTTAAAGAAGTTTCTATTGAACCAGTGGTTGCACCAACTAGCATGCATTATGCCTTGCAAGAAGCTGATGTAGAGAGAATATGCAGTGAATATGAAGTGCTAGCAAAACATATGCTTAATCTTGCTAGATCAGGTGAATCTTTTAATTTCTTTCACTTTATGATCAATCTAGAAGATGGGCCTTGCGTGCATAAAAGGCTTGCAGGATGTGGGGCAGGAACAGAGTATTTAGCAGTTACACCAAATGGGGACTTGTATCCATGCCATCAGTTTGTAGGTTTGCCTGAGTTTAAAATGGGACATGTTGCTGACGGGGTTACCGCATTAGATCTTAGAGCCAAGTTTGAAAAATGTAATGTATATAGCAAAGATGCATGTAAAAAATGTTGGGCAAAGCTCCATTGTAGCGGTGGGTGTGCTGCAAATTCCTATAATTTTCATGGCGATATTCATGCAGTTTATGATATCGGCTGTGATCTTCAAAAGAAAAGGCTGGAATGTGCAATTGGCATGAGGGCTGAACAACTTATATGA